The following coding sequences are from one Aliarcobacter skirrowii CCUG 10374 window:
- a CDS encoding pyrimidine/purine nucleoside phosphorylase, with protein sequence MENLNSFKGVELIKKANIYFDGNVTSRTFIDVDGSKKSLGIMMVGEYVFGTVEAEKMEIIEGEVEVRLKGEDGFKTYKSGSSFDVVANSSFEIKVKKITDYCCSYIN encoded by the coding sequence ATGGAAAATTTAAATAGCTTTAAAGGTGTAGAGTTAATAAAAAAAGCAAATATTTACTTTGATGGAAATGTTACAAGTAGAACTTTTATAGATGTTGATGGAAGTAAAAAATCTCTTGGAATTATGATGGTTGGAGAGTATGTTTTTGGAACAGTTGAGGCTGAAAAAATGGAGATTATTGAAGGTGAAGTTGAGGTAAGATTAAAAGGCGAAGATGGTTTTAAAACATATAAATCTGGTAGCTCTTTTGATGTTGTTGCAAACTCAAGCTTTGAGATAAAAGTAAAAAAAATAACAGATTACTGTTGTTCATATATAAATTAG
- the rpoD gene encoding RNA polymerase sigma factor RpoD codes for MSVKDINKAIEQLIKEYKDSTLTYEKLIKIFPKTPNAATIKKILALLQLYNVKVLSSQEQAKLLNDEEAKKRREQREKLIEAEDDEFDLLKNKDLLEWSRSDSPVRMYLREMGQIPLLTKDEEVEISKKIEMGEDIILDAICYVPYLIDFILEYKEPLVNRERKVKELFKNFDDDNEEEEEEIEEIEDEEFEDEEFEDDEKRLSGAKQKKLDKRAQTIIEAFKNLEKQKKEWLKFQAKETAKSDDEVDMMTFNLNVAFRKKLLKEALLDLGPTSKLITEIVKAMETTLKSEDGFENELKRLEYKLPLFNENLQKNHQKILENIVNLSKAQITAMVPEATMVSTYMEIKKLFQTVEASKDGFDLSPEELKAVLEQIKRGKQITDTSKDRMAKSNLRLVVSIAKRYTNRGLAFLDLIQEGNIGLMKAVDKFEYKKGYKFSTYATWWIRQAISRAIADQARTIRIPIHMIETINRINKIIRKAIQENGKEPDVEEIAKEVGLPVDKVKQVIKITKEPVSLEAPIGSDDDGKFGDFVPDEKAPTPIDNIMKEDLQGQIDQILGQLNEREQAVIRMRFGLMDDASDRTLEEIGKELNVTRERVRQIESSAIKKLKHPKVGKNLKNYVES; via the coding sequence ATGAGCGTAAAAGACATAAACAAAGCTATTGAGCAGTTAATTAAAGAGTATAAAGACTCTACATTAACTTATGAAAAGTTAATAAAAATCTTTCCTAAAACACCAAATGCAGCCACAATTAAAAAAATTCTGGCACTACTTCAACTATATAATGTAAAAGTTTTAAGTTCTCAAGAACAAGCAAAACTTTTAAATGATGAAGAGGCAAAAAAAAGAAGAGAGCAAAGAGAAAAACTAATCGAAGCAGAAGATGATGAGTTTGACTTATTAAAAAACAAAGATTTACTTGAGTGGTCAAGATCAGATTCACCTGTAAGAATGTACTTGCGAGAGATGGGACAAATTCCACTTTTAACAAAAGATGAAGAGGTTGAAATATCTAAAAAAATTGAGATGGGAGAGGATATTATCCTTGATGCTATTTGTTATGTTCCATACTTAATAGATTTTATTTTAGAGTACAAAGAGCCTTTAGTAAATAGAGAGAGAAAAGTAAAAGAGCTATTTAAAAACTTCGACGATGATAATGAAGAAGAGGAAGAAGAGATTGAAGAGATCGAGGATGAAGAGTTTGAAGATGAAGAGTTTGAAGATGATGAAAAGAGACTCTCAGGTGCAAAACAGAAAAAACTTGATAAAAGAGCTCAAACAATTATAGAGGCTTTTAAAAATCTTGAAAAACAGAAAAAAGAGTGGTTGAAATTTCAAGCAAAAGAGACAGCAAAATCTGATGATGAAGTTGATATGATGACTTTTAATCTAAATGTTGCATTTAGAAAAAAATTGCTAAAAGAGGCTTTGCTTGATTTAGGACCAACTTCAAAATTAATTACTGAAATAGTAAAAGCTATGGAGACAACTCTAAAAAGTGAAGATGGTTTTGAAAATGAGTTAAAAAGATTGGAGTATAAACTTCCACTATTTAACGAAAATTTACAAAAAAATCACCAAAAGATTCTAGAAAATATTGTAAATTTATCAAAAGCACAAATAACTGCAATGGTTCCTGAAGCTACTATGGTTTCTACTTATATGGAGATTAAAAAACTTTTCCAAACAGTTGAAGCTAGTAAAGATGGATTTGATTTATCTCCTGAAGAGTTAAAAGCAGTTTTAGAGCAGATAAAAAGAGGTAAACAAATAACAGATACTTCAAAAGATAGAATGGCAAAATCCAATTTAAGACTTGTTGTTTCAATTGCAAAAAGATATACAAATAGAGGTTTGGCTTTCTTGGATTTAATTCAAGAAGGAAATATTGGTCTTATGAAAGCTGTTGATAAGTTTGAGTATAAAAAAGGTTATAAATTCTCTACTTATGCAACATGGTGGATTAGACAAGCAATCTCTAGAGCAATTGCAGATCAAGCAAGAACTATTAGAATTCCTATTCATATGATTGAAACTATAAATAGAATTAATAAAATTATAAGAAAAGCTATTCAAGAAAATGGTAAAGAGCCAGATGTTGAAGAGATTGCAAAAGAGGTTGGATTACCTGTTGATAAAGTAAAACAGGTAATTAAAATTACAAAAGAGCCAGTTTCACTTGAAGCTCCTATTGGAAGTGATGATGATGGTAAATTTGGAGATTTTGTGCCAGATGAAAAAGCTCCAACTCCAATTGATAATATCATGAAAGAGGATTTACAAGGGCAAATTGATCAAATACTTGGTCAATTAAACGAAAGAGAACAGGCAGTTATTAGAATGAGATTTGGTTTAATGGATGATGCTAGTGATAGAACTCTTGAAGAGATTGGAAAAGAGTTAAATGTAACTAGAGAGAGAGTTAGACAAATTGAATCAAGTGCTATTAAAAAACTAAAACACCCAAAAGTTGGTAAAAATCTTAAAAATTATGTAGAGAGTTAA
- a CDS encoding FtsW/RodA/SpoVE family cell cycle protein, translating to MRLFDKRTISHFDSVSMILVIPLILLSYYLIQETNDALANKQLFYYTVSLFIFFLVFILPIRKTLFLVPTLYWFAVILLILVEFIGVTKLGAKRWIAIPFTDSTIQPSEIIKPIYILMLGYLIQHRPPPIGGYNIKDFSYFSIFILIPFFLIAIEPDLGSALVMLLVGYGILFVVGVNWKIWLTIFIFLAALFPPFYTYGLKDYQKKRVHDFIVAEKPSYHVQQSIIAIGSGGLTGKDSDEATQTQLRFLPIATSDFIFAYLVERFGFLGALTVVALYFFLIVHLLTYNLSIAFKKDYVTKVFATGLALLIFFNMSVNILMVIGFAPVVGIPLPFFSYGGSSFTNFIIMLAILQNLVSYRYLDSYSYERNL from the coding sequence ATGCGATTATTTGATAAAAGAACTATTTCTCACTTTGACTCTGTTTCGATGATATTAGTTATACCATTGATACTATTATCATATTATTTAATTCAAGAGACAAATGATGCTCTTGCAAATAAACAGCTTTTTTATTATACAGTTTCATTGTTTATATTCTTTTTAGTCTTTATTTTACCAATACGAAAAACACTCTTTTTGGTTCCAACTTTATACTGGTTTGCAGTTATTTTATTAATTTTAGTTGAGTTTATTGGTGTTACAAAATTGGGTGCTAAAAGATGGATTGCTATTCCATTTACAGATTCAACGATTCAGCCATCTGAGATTATAAAACCTATATATATATTAATGCTTGGATATCTAATACAACATAGACCTCCTCCAATTGGTGGTTATAATATAAAAGATTTTTCTTATTTTTCTATATTTATTTTAATACCATTTTTTTTAATTGCTATTGAACCTGATTTAGGTTCAGCTTTGGTTATGCTTTTAGTTGGATATGGAATACTTTTTGTTGTGGGAGTTAATTGGAAAATTTGGCTAACTATTTTTATTTTCCTAGCAGCTCTTTTTCCACCCTTTTATACTTATGGTTTAAAAGATTATCAAAAAAAGAGAGTTCATGACTTTATTGTGGCTGAAAAACCAAGTTATCATGTCCAACAATCTATTATTGCCATTGGTTCAGGAGGATTAACTGGAAAAGATAGTGATGAGGCAACTCAAACTCAACTTAGATTTTTACCAATTGCAACAAGTGATTTTATTTTTGCTTATTTAGTAGAGAGATTTGGATTTTTAGGCGCCCTAACTGTCGTAGCTCTTTACTTTTTTTTAATAGTTCATCTTTTGACATATAATTTAAGTATAGCTTTCAAAAAAGATTATGTCACAAAAGTTTTTGCAACGGGTCTTGCTTTGCTTATATTTTTTAATATGAGTGTAAATATTTTAATGGTTATTGGTTTTGCACCAGTTGTTGGAATACCACTGCCATTTTTCTCTTATGGTGGAAGTTCTTTTACTAACTTTATAATTATGTTAGCAATTTTGCAAAACTTGGTTTCATACAGATATTTAGATAGTTATAGTTATGAAAGAAACTTATAG
- a CDS encoding cold-shock protein: MQGIIKSYSQSSKEGKILADSGTTYYFNDTCLLNKNEVNLIKENTTVSFELENISNNYSQVKNIQFKQSKQTGNVKFYNKDKGYGFIFTNEHTKDIYFFISDWKDSSMPYNQNVEFDIYVNKNEQVSAKNITVINNSNRKKDNYHKDNRIECICGKFIVPRIIVLNGAPSHSICPFC; this comes from the coding sequence ATGCAAGGAATCATTAAAAGCTACTCTCAATCAAGTAAAGAAGGCAAAATTTTAGCAGATAGTGGAACTACTTATTATTTTAATGATACTTGCTTATTAAATAAGAATGAAGTTAATTTAATAAAAGAAAACACTACCGTATCTTTTGAATTAGAAAATATTAGCAATAATTATAGTCAGGTTAAAAATATTCAATTTAAACAAAGTAAGCAAACTGGAAATGTTAAATTCTACAATAAAGACAAGGGATATGGTTTTATTTTTACAAATGAACATACGAAAGATATATATTTCTTTATAAGTGACTGGAAAGACTCTAGTATGCCTTATAATCAGAATGTAGAATTTGATATATATGTTAATAAAAATGAACAAGTGAGTGCTAAAAATATTACAGTAATTAACAATTCAAATAGAAAAAAAGATAATTATCATAAAGATAATAGAATTGAGTGTATTTGTGGCAAATTTATTGTTCCAAGAATTATTGTATTAAATGGTGCACCTTCTCACTCTATTTGCCCTTTTTGTTGA
- a CDS encoding CFI-box-CTERM domain-containing protein, with protein sequence MVKEFRSSGCFIATAIYNNNYEHPKVKILREFRDKHLLTNKIGTSFVKYYYRYSPRVAEYLKMSPKISYPIKKILDVIVYLLK encoded by the coding sequence ATAGTAAAAGAGTTTAGAAGTAGTGGTTGTTTCATTGCAACAGCAATTTATAACAACAATTATGAACACCCAAAAGTTAAAATATTAAGAGAGTTTAGAGATAAACACTTATTAACTAACAAAATAGGTACTAGCTTTGTTAAATATTATTATAGATATTCGCCAAGAGTAGCAGAGTATTTAAAAATGAGTCCAAAAATATCTTACCCTATAAAAAAGATACTTGATGTGATAGTGTATTTATTAAAATGA
- the leuB gene encoding 3-isopropylmalate dehydrogenase: MKNYNISIIKGDGIGPEIVDEAIKVLNAVAKKCDFTLSYKEYLMGGIAIDTTGVPLPEETVQGVLNSDACLFGAIGGEKWDTLPRELRPETGLLNFREKMGVYANLRPAIVYDELVNASTLKADVIKGCDIMVVRELIGGIYFGKPRANDGFKAFNTMVYTKPEIIRIGKTAFELAMKRDKRVCSVDKANVLEVSQLWRDTMNELSKEYPEVELTHMYVDNAAMQLVRNPKQFDVIVTGNIFGDILSDTASMVVGSIGLLPSASTGDKTAIYEPIHGSAPDIAGLGIANPIATILSAAMMLKYTLNEQKASDMIEKAIKDALKDGYRTKDLASFDAKEVLNCVAMGNKIVEYINK; encoded by the coding sequence ATGAAAAATTACAATATTTCAATAATAAAAGGTGATGGAATAGGTCCTGAAATAGTTGATGAGGCTATAAAAGTTTTAAATGCTGTTGCAAAAAAATGTGATTTTACACTTTCATATAAAGAGTATTTAATGGGTGGAATTGCAATTGATACAACAGGTGTTCCTCTTCCAGAAGAGACAGTTCAAGGTGTATTAAACTCTGATGCATGTTTGTTTGGTGCAATTGGTGGAGAGAAATGGGATACTTTACCAAGAGAGCTAAGACCAGAAACTGGACTTTTAAACTTTAGAGAAAAAATGGGTGTTTATGCAAATTTAAGACCAGCTATTGTTTATGATGAGCTTGTAAACGCTTCTACACTAAAAGCAGATGTTATAAAAGGTTGTGACATTATGGTAGTACGAGAGCTTATTGGTGGTATCTATTTTGGAAAACCAAGAGCTAATGATGGTTTTAAAGCATTTAATACAATGGTATATACAAAACCAGAGATAATTAGAATTGGAAAAACTGCTTTTGAACTTGCGATGAAAAGAGATAAGAGAGTTTGTTCTGTTGATAAAGCAAATGTTTTAGAGGTTTCTCAACTTTGGAGAGATACTATGAATGAATTAAGTAAAGAGTATCCAGAGGTTGAATTAACTCATATGTATGTTGATAATGCAGCAATGCAGTTAGTACGAAATCCAAAACAGTTTGATGTTATTGTTACTGGAAATATTTTTGGAGATATCTTAAGCGATACAGCTTCTATGGTAGTTGGTTCTATTGGACTTTTACCATCAGCTTCAACTGGAGATAAAACAGCTATTTATGAACCAATTCATGGATCAGCTCCAGATATTGCAGGTCTTGGAATTGCAAATCCAATAGCTACAATATTAAGTGCTGCTATGATGTTAAAATATACATTAAATGAGCAAAAAGCTAGTGATATGATAGAAAAAGCAATTAAAGATGCTTTAAAAGATGGATATAGAACAAAAGATTTAGCCTCTTTTGATGCAAAAGAGGTTTTAAATTGTGTTGCTATGGGTAATAAAATAGTTGAGTATATCAATAAATAA
- a CDS encoding HIT family protein, protein MEIFKNSLINIQIEKSEIPWLKIFTNDNIKEFSQCSIETKQEIWKYLDIIEKAMINYYKPDKINIASFGNYVPHVHFHIMARFKDDSFFPEPMWGVKQREAKLLLPSFENFIDELKKSF, encoded by the coding sequence ATGGAAATTTTTAAAAATAGTCTAATTAATATTCAAATAGAAAAAAGCGAAATACCTTGGCTTAAAATATTTACAAATGATAATATAAAAGAGTTTTCACAATGTAGTATTGAAACAAAACAGGAGATTTGGAAATACTTAGATATTATTGAAAAAGCTATGATAAATTATTACAAACCTGATAAGATAAATATAGCCTCATTTGGAAACTATGTTCCGCATGTTCACTTTCATATCATGGCACGATTTAAAGATGATAGCTTTTTCCCCGAGCCTATGTGGGGAGTTAAACAAAGAGAGGCAAAACTACTTCTCCCCTCTTTTGAGAACTTTATAGATGAGCTAAAAAAGAGTTTTTAG
- a CDS encoding 3-isopropylmalate dehydratase small subunit: MSKITGKVWNFGANIDTDVIIAARYLNSSDPEHLAKYVMEDADPDFPKKLKKGDIIVAGENFGCGSSREHAPIALKAAGVAAVVAPSFARIFYRNAFNMGLPIFELPESLEIKEGEEISIDLDNGEITNNTTKKTYKFIPIPPFMQELIASGGLINYAIDEMKAK, from the coding sequence ATGAGTAAAATCACAGGTAAAGTATGGAATTTTGGTGCAAACATTGATACAGATGTTATTATTGCAGCACGATATTTAAATAGTTCAGATCCTGAGCATTTAGCAAAATATGTTATGGAGGATGCAGATCCTGATTTTCCAAAGAAACTAAAAAAAGGTGATATTATAGTTGCTGGTGAAAATTTTGGCTGTGGTTCAAGTAGAGAGCATGCACCAATTGCTCTAAAAGCAGCTGGTGTAGCTGCTGTTGTAGCTCCTTCTTTTGCTAGAATTTTTTATAGAAATGCTTTTAATATGGGATTACCAATATTTGAACTTCCAGAATCTTTAGAGATAAAAGAGGGTGAAGAGATTAGTATTGATTTAGATAATGGAGAGATTACAAATAATACAACTAAAAAAACTTATAAATTTATACCAATCCCTCCATTTATGCAAGAGTTAATTGCAAGTGGTGGATTAATTAATTATGCAATAGATGAAATGAAGGCTAAATAA
- a CDS encoding energy transducer TonB, translating to MKKILFITLAISFIVSLLVHALIISDIGIKIKSKTHENIQKPHNTSEVKFVKLTPSEPIASQKEAKPLKKEEPKPKKEITKEKAETKELKEAKSFQEKILKESSKLQEQTLENFLSQKDTIYNSEVFNELKELYGKEYDDFTTVQKAYLEKNINNFQIITQRVLNRLGYPHEAVRLKITGINIVEFIFHPNGDISDLRIIQSSGYSILDNRTLELIQIAYKEYPKPQTPTLLRFKVFYRLY from the coding sequence ATGAAAAAAATATTATTTATTACTCTTGCCATATCTTTTATTGTATCTTTGCTAGTTCATGCACTAATTATTTCTGATATAGGTATAAAAATAAAATCTAAAACTCATGAAAATATTCAAAAACCTCACAATACAAGTGAAGTGAAGTTTGTAAAATTAACTCCAAGTGAGCCTATAGCTTCACAAAAAGAGGCTAAACCTTTAAAAAAAGAGGAACCAAAACCTAAAAAAGAGATAACAAAAGAGAAAGCTGAAACAAAAGAGCTTAAAGAGGCAAAATCTTTTCAAGAAAAAATATTAAAAGAGAGTAGCAAACTTCAAGAGCAAACTTTAGAAAATTTTTTAAGCCAAAAGGACACTATTTATAATAGTGAGGTTTTTAATGAGTTAAAAGAGCTATATGGAAAAGAGTATGATGATTTTACAACTGTTCAAAAAGCCTATTTAGAAAAAAATATAAACAATTTTCAAATTATTACTCAAAGAGTTTTAAATAGACTTGGTTATCCACACGAAGCAGTTAGACTTAAAATTACTGGAATAAATATAGTTGAATTTATTTTTCATCCAAATGGAGATATTAGTGATTTAAGAATAATTCAAAGCTCTGGTTACTCAATTTTGGATAATAGAACTTTAGAGTTAATTCAAATTGCCTATAAAGAGTATCCAAAGCCACAGACTCCAACACTTTTAAGATTTAAGGTATTTTATCGACTATATTAG
- a CDS encoding AtpZ/AtpI family protein, whose protein sequence is MKDNNIEEKPKHRDKIEALDNLSLGISMVVAIVFGVLIGIGLKHLTGYTWTLWLGVFWGVAAAGLNIYKAYKRAQKVYEGMENDPRYAHRAKHGDNSPDDEDK, encoded by the coding sequence ATGAAAGATAATAATATAGAAGAGAAACCAAAACATAGAGATAAAATAGAGGCTTTAGATAATCTATCTTTAGGAATATCTATGGTTGTTGCTATTGTTTTTGGAGTTCTTATAGGTATTGGATTAAAACATCTTACAGGTTATACTTGGACTTTATGGCTTGGAGTTTTTTGGGGAGTTGCGGCAGCTGGATTAAATATATACAAAGCGTATAAAAGAGCTCAAAAAGTTTATGAGGGTATGGAAAACGATCCTAGATATGCTCATAGAGCAAAACATGGTGACAACTCACCTGATGATGAAGATAAATAG
- a CDS encoding RluA family pseudouridine synthase, whose product MYKKFIVDSEDRLDKFLSKNLEDSRNQILQLIKKNLVKVDNKTIDKNAYKLKENQTVEVEIPKPEEIKIKSPEYLLDFFKDFEIKIIYEDEDILVLNKPANLTVHEASSVKEPTLVDWLKLKNFSLSTISGELRHGIVHRLDKGTSGILVVAKTNEAHQNLSKEFENRNIGRYYLAIIDLALKDNVVINRPIARNPNNRLKMGIVENGKDARTAFCKIESSNNQKYELIACKLFTGRTHQIRVHLNSISRHILGDTLYGFKSELSKINRIFLHAYYLEFMHPIKKTNLCFKADIPKDIENFIDINFSKEIIDEKINPAKLTDSFSFVS is encoded by the coding sequence ATGTATAAAAAATTTATTGTAGATAGTGAAGATAGATTAGATAAGTTTTTAAGTAAAAACTTAGAAGATTCAAGAAATCAAATTTTACAGCTTATTAAAAAAAATCTAGTTAAAGTTGATAATAAAACTATAGATAAAAACGCTTACAAATTAAAAGAGAATCAAACTGTAGAAGTAGAGATTCCAAAGCCTGAAGAAATTAAGATAAAAAGCCCTGAGTATCTTTTGGATTTTTTCAAAGATTTTGAGATTAAAATAATATATGAAGATGAGGATATTTTAGTTTTAAATAAACCAGCAAATTTAACTGTTCATGAAGCATCTAGTGTAAAAGAGCCAACTTTAGTTGATTGGTTAAAATTAAAAAATTTCTCACTTTCAACTATTAGTGGAGAGTTAAGACATGGAATTGTTCACAGACTTGATAAAGGAACAAGTGGAATTTTAGTAGTTGCAAAAACAAATGAAGCTCATCAAAATTTAAGTAAAGAGTTTGAAAATAGAAATATTGGAAGATACTATTTAGCAATTATTGACTTAGCACTAAAAGATAATGTTGTTATAAATAGACCAATAGCAAGAAATCCAAACAATAGATTAAAAATGGGAATTGTTGAAAATGGAAAAGATGCAAGAACTGCTTTTTGTAAAATAGAGAGTTCAAATAATCAAAAATATGAACTAATTGCTTGTAAACTTTTTACAGGAAGAACTCATCAAATTAGAGTACATCTAAACTCAATCTCAAGACATATACTAGGAGATACTTTATATGGTTTTAAGAGCGAATTAAGTAAAATCAACAGAATTTTTTTGCATGCATATTATCTAGAGTTTATGCATCCGATAAAAAAAACAAATTTATGCTTTAAAGCAGATATTCCAAAAGATATAGAAAATTTTATAGATATTAACTTTTCCAAGGAGATAATAGATGAAAAAATTAATCCAGCTAAGCTTACTGACTCTTTTAGTTTTGTTTCTTAG
- the hemL gene encoding glutamate-1-semialdehyde 2,1-aminomutase: MFKKSIKAYEKACQVIPGGVDSPVRAFKSVGGTPPFIKKGKGAYLYDVDGNKYVDFVQSWGPLIFGHCDKDIEKVVIKTAKLGLSFGAPTNLETKLAQEIVDMYDNIDKVRFVSSGTEATMSAIRLARGVTNKNDIIKFEGCYHGHSDSLLVQAGSGMATFGSPSSPGVPADLTKHTLLCEYNNIEQLEKCFEESSDIACIIIEPIAGNMGLVPATNEFLATCRELCDKHGALLIFDEVMSGFRASLKGASGILDVKADILTFGKVIGAGMPVGAFAASKEIMSHLSPEGKIYQAGTLSGNPVAMAAGLTSLRKLKSNPKIYEDLERKAKRLVNGFKKVADRYSIPLQVNTRGSMFGFFFCEKEPTNFKEVGLCNFERFAKFHQEMLKRGFYFACSQYEAGFICTKITNKEIDLCIQAADEIMKEFV, from the coding sequence ATGTTTAAGAAATCAATAAAAGCTTATGAAAAAGCTTGTCAAGTAATCCCAGGTGGTGTTGATTCACCAGTTCGTGCTTTTAAAAGTGTTGGTGGAACACCTCCATTTATTAAAAAAGGGAAGGGCGCTTATTTATATGATGTTGATGGAAATAAATATGTAGATTTTGTACAAAGCTGGGGACCACTAATATTTGGTCATTGTGATAAAGATATTGAAAAAGTCGTAATAAAGACTGCAAAATTAGGTTTAAGCTTTGGTGCTCCAACTAATCTTGAGACAAAATTAGCTCAAGAGATTGTTGATATGTACGACAATATAGATAAAGTGAGATTTGTAAGCTCTGGAACAGAAGCTACAATGAGTGCAATTAGATTAGCAAGAGGTGTTACAAATAAGAATGATATTATTAAGTTTGAGGGTTGTTATCATGGGCACTCTGATTCTTTGCTAGTACAAGCAGGTTCAGGTATGGCAACATTTGGAAGTCCAAGTAGTCCAGGAGTTCCAGCTGACTTAACAAAACATACACTTTTATGTGAATATAACAATATAGAACAGCTAGAGAAGTGTTTTGAAGAGAGTAGTGATATTGCTTGTATTATTATTGAACCAATTGCTGGAAATATGGGATTAGTTCCTGCAACAAATGAGTTTTTAGCTACTTGTAGAGAGCTTTGCGATAAGCATGGTGCTTTATTAATTTTTGATGAAGTTATGAGTGGTTTTAGAGCTTCTTTAAAAGGTGCTAGTGGAATTTTAGATGTAAAAGCAGATATTTTAACATTTGGAAAAGTTATTGGTGCTGGTATGCCTGTTGGTGCTTTTGCAGCATCAAAAGAGATTATGAGTCATCTTTCACCTGAAGGAAAAATTTATCAAGCTGGAACTTTAAGTGGAAATCCAGTTGCTATGGCAGCAGGGCTTACTAGTCTTAGAAAATTAAAATCAAATCCAAAAATTTATGAAGATTTAGAGAGAAAAGCAAAAAGATTAGTAAATGGATTTAAAAAAGTAGCTGATAGATATAGTATTCCACTTCAAGTAAATACAAGAGGGAGTATGTTTGGATTCTTCTTTTGTGAAAAAGAGCCAACAAATTTCAAAGAGGTAGGACTTTGCAATTTTGAAAGATTTGCAAAATTTCATCAAGAGATGTTAAAAAGAGGTTTCTATTTTGCTTGTAGTCAATATGAAGCTGGATTTATTTGTACGAAAATTACAAATAAAGAGATTGATTTGTGCATTCAAGCAGCAGATGAGATCATGAAAGAGTTTGTTTAA
- the rpmJ gene encoding 50S ribosomal protein L36, with the protein MKVRASVKKMCDKCKVIKRDGIVRVICENKKHKQRQG; encoded by the coding sequence ATGAAAGTAAGAGCTTCAGTAAAAAAAATGTGTGATAAATGTAAAGTTATCAAAAGAGATGGTATCGTAAGAGTAATCTGCGAAAACAAAAAACATAAACAAAGACAAGGATAA
- a CDS encoding exopolyphosphatase, which yields MSEKKYRLVTRSDMDGLVCGTLLKYLDIIDEITFVHPKDMQDGLIKITNRDITTNLPYVEGVHLAFDHHYSETLRNEKRANHIIDPDAPSAAQVVYDYYDGDNVFPGYFTGMMMGANKADSADFMYEDIVRPRAWTLLSFLMDSRTGLGRFRNFRISNYQLMMDLIDYCSRHNIDQILELPDVKERVDIYFKYEEQFKEQLKRCSTVHGNLVVIHLKDEEIIYPGNRFMIYTLFPEQNISIHSFYAKDRSKLVYSTGKSITNRTSKTNIGELMLKYGGGGHANAGACQIPVEESEQVLKELIEKINQDG from the coding sequence ATGAGTGAAAAAAAGTATAGACTTGTAACACGAAGTGATATGGATGGTCTTGTTTGTGGAACACTTTTAAAATATCTTGATATTATAGATGAGATTACATTTGTTCATCCAAAAGATATGCAAGATGGTTTAATAAAAATTACAAATAGAGATATTACTACAAACCTACCATATGTTGAAGGAGTACATTTAGCTTTTGATCACCACTACTCTGAAACTTTAAGAAATGAAAAAAGAGCTAACCATATAATAGATCCAGATGCACCAAGTGCTGCACAAGTTGTTTATGACTATTATGATGGAGATAATGTTTTCCCTGGATATTTTACAGGAATGATGATGGGTGCAAATAAAGCTGATAGTGCTGATTTTATGTATGAAGATATTGTAAGACCAAGAGCTTGGACACTATTAAGCTTTTTAATGGATTCAAGAACTGGACTTGGAAGATTTAGAAACTTTAGAATTTCAAACTATCAGTTAATGATGGATTTAATTGATTACTGTTCAAGACACAATATTGACCAAATATTAGAGTTACCTGATGTAAAAGAGAGAGTTGATATATACTTTAAATATGAAGAGCAGTTTAAAGAGCAGTTAAAAAGATGTTCAACTGTACATGGCAATTTAGTTGTTATTCACTTAAAAGATGAAGAGATTATATATCCAGGAAATAGATTTATGATATATACACTATTTCCTGAACAAAATATATCAATTCACTCATTCTATGCAAAAGATAGATCAAAATTAGTTTATAGTACAGGAAAATCTATCACAAATAGAACTTCAAAAACAAATATAGGTGAGCTAATGCTTAAATATGGTGGTGGTGGACACGCAAATGCTGGTGCTTGTCAAATACCAGTTGAAGAGTCTGAACAAGTTTTAAAAGAGTTAATAGAAAAAATTAATCAAGATGGCTAA